CACTCTCAAAGGTGGTCAACAGTTTGATCGCCTCAATGGTGGCAAGGGAAATGACGTTTTGATAGGTGGTGGTGATATTGATGTTTTAACTGGGGACGCGGGACAGGATCTGTTTTATTTAGAGAATATAAAAGGAGGTCTGGAATGGATTCGTGATTTTGAACTTAATCAAGATCGCCTTGGTTTGGCTGATGATATTACCTACGATGAACTGGAAATTACTGGTAGAGTTAATAGCTTTATTAGTTATCAAGGAGAATTGGCGGTAGTGCTAGGTGTTAGTCCAAGCCAACTGACCATCGACCAGTTTCAAGAGATATAGACTAAAAAGCTTATTGTGATTAGACTTACTAAATAATACTAAAGAGCGATCGCTCTTTTCTTTTCTGAATCTAGCAAGCAAACTCAAGTTAAAATAAGCCGTAAAGCTATTTTTTTTGCTCTTAGGTAATTACCAATGAATCCTGCTCTATCTCAATTTGGTTCGCAGATGTCTCAACTAACAGGAGTTAGAGCCATCATGAAAGACATTATTGAAACCTTGAGCAATAGTGCTGGCAGAGAATTCATCAATCTCAGTGCAGGTAATCCTGTAATTTTGCCTGAAGTTGAACAGCTATGGCGCGACTGCACACAAGAATTGTTGGATAGTGATGAATACGGCGAAGTGGTTTGTCGTTATGGTTCATCTCAAGGCTATGCACCTTTGATAGAGGCTGTAATTAACGATTTTAACGCTCGTTATGATTTGAACTTGAGCGATCGCAATATTCTGATTACAGGTGGTTCTCAGGCTCTATATCTCTATGCTGCTAATGCTTTTGGTGGCTATACTGCATCAGGAGAACTGAAACAGGTTGTTTTACCTCTTAGTCCCGACTATACAGGCTATGGTGGCGTTAGTTTAACCCCAGAGGCATTACTGGCATATAAACCCACTTTAGAAATCGACGAAGACAAACATCGGTTTAAATATCGCCCTGATTTTAGCCAACTGCAAATAAATGAGCAAACTGGCTGTGTAATTTTTTCTCGTCCCTGCAACCCGACAGGAAATGTAATCAGCGATGAAGAAGTAGCTAAAATAGCTGCCTTGGCTGCCAAGCAAGATGTTCCTGTATTTATCGACTCTGCTTACGCACCGCCTTTTCCAGCATTAAACTTTACAGAGATGACTCCCCAGTTTGGCGAGAATATTATTCACTGTATGAGCTTATCCAAAGCAGGATTACCAGGGGAGAGAATTGGTATTGCTATTGGCGATCCTCAACTGATTCAAATATTAGAATCTTTTCAAACAAATGCCTGTATACATTCTTCCCGCTATGGACAGGCGATCGCCGCTAGAGCGATCGCCTCTGGTAAACTAGCTAATATTGCCACAAATGTTATTCGTCCCCACTATCAGCGCAAAATCAAAGTTTTAGCCAATACTCTCGATGCAGCTATGCCACAAGACATTCCTTGGTATCTCCATCAGGGGGAAGGAGCAATTTTTGCCTGGCTATGGCTTAAGGATTTGCCGATGACAGACTGGGAATTTTATCAACAATTAAAAGCGGTGGGAGTGATTGCTGTACCTGGAAGTAGCTTTTTTCCTGGCTTAAAAGAAGATTGGCAACATAAACAGCAGTGTTTACGCATTAGCTTGACTGCAACCGAAACCGAAATAGCCGAAGCAATGCAGCGTTTAGCCAAAGTTGCCAGAAATGTTTATCAAACAACAACAGTTTAAATTAAGTATCAATAATGAACAATCCCGAATTAACCATCAACCAAGAAGAATGGTTAGAAGTAGGAACTATCACCTCGCCTCAAGGTTTAAAAGGAGAATTACGAGTATATCCAGACTCCGATTTTCCTGAACGTTTTACTAAAGCAGGTACTCGTTGGCTCAAACATCCTCAGACTTCGGCAATTACAGAAGTCCAGTTGCGAGGAGGCAGATACATTGCGGGCAAAAACCTGTATGTAATTAAATTAGAGGGAATAGAAGATCGTAGCCAAGCTGATGAACTACGTGACTATAAACTGCTGGTGGATAAAAGCGATCGCCCAAAACTAAAAACAGATGAGTATCATGTTGCTGATTTAGTAGGCTTAGAAGTCTATCACCAAGAAACAGGGGAAAATATAGGAGTAGTTGTCGAGCTATATACAGCAGGGAATGATTTATTAGAAATCAGGCTGCACCAACAGCCAGATATAGAAGCTAAAAGCGATCGGGATTTGTCTGAGATTAGCCGACGCAGCAAACGCAAAAAATACAGACCAAAATCGTCAAAACCTTTTACTGTTTTTGTTCCCTTTGTCAAAGAAATAGTTCCCGTAGTCGATATTGCTAATCAACGTTTAGAAATAACTCCTCCGAATGGCTTGTTAAATATCCATGAATAAGTTTAGGCTAATTGGGGCTAAACAATTCTTCTAAATTATACATAGGGCAGATATTTTGTCTACTCCAATCTTGAGGAATATCGCGATCGCAATTCGGCAGTACAGTTAGTTAAGGTGCAGCCAGGGAATCGTTCATCCTATGGTTATGATTTTGTACCTGTAGATTAACTTTATTCAATTTCTTTCGCCTATTTATTATTCTATATAAAGAGAAGCATTAGTGATGACTATCGCTCCTCAATTTCAGACGAACTGGCTTAATTCAGAAGAGTTGCTTCTTTGGGTGAAAGTTCGATTAACCTCGCACTAGATTCCCAAAGTTCGGATGCTTTCTTCTCATCGTAGGATTCAGCAGAAGATTGAATTTCCTCCAGTCCATCAAAATATTTACCTGTAACCTGATTCAGTGAGGAATCGAGAATAAGTCTGGCAAGAGCGCTGCCCATTGCTTTAGAGTCTCTAGCATTCTCCATAACAGACTGTGAAGTGGTTGTAATTAAAGCAGAGAGTTCTGCTTCGCTATAGTCTCTAGCCAACTTTGTGTCGAGCATTAAACCTGGGTTGAAAGCATTCACCGTAATATTTGACTGTTGCTTTTGCAAGCGACGTGAAAGCTCGTAAGTACAGAGAATGTTGCAGAGTTTAGAAGTGGTATAGCGTCCTCGCCCCGTGTTCCCAATATCTGTGTCATTGTCATTATTGTCAGGGAATGCAAGAAGTTTCGCATCTTGGTATTGCGGGTTTGGCATTCCCGTGTTTGCGTCTGGATTATGTACGTCGCTGCTGACGAATACAATACGAGAGCGATCGCTCATCTGTGGCAAAAGCAGATTGACGAGTAGAAAGTGTCCTAGATGGTTCACACCAAATGTCATCTCAAACCCATCTTCTGTGTAGCGCGTGTCTGAAACGATTTGAATTCCTGCATTACAAACGATCGCCTGTAAAGGGGGTCGTTCTCCAGTTATGAAATCCTGTGCGAACTGACGCACTGATGCCAGCGATGCCAAATCGAGAGCCATTCCCTCAATATTTGAGTATTCAGTTTCAGCCATTAAGGTACGAACAGCTTCTTCAACTCTGGACAGATTGTGACTAGCGATGATGATGTGCCAGTCTTGCCCAGATCTGGCGATCGCTTCAGCGCAGTAATAGCCTAAACCACTGGTTGAGCCTGTAATGATAACAGTTTTGCTTGCTTGGGTTGGATCTTGCATAGTGTCTAGCCTGTAAATTTAAGAACTATGTCAAACTTAAAGTATGGAGTATACTCCAATGTCAAGTACCAATTCTAAACTTCCTAACCTCAGTGTTTTATGTTGATTAGCGAACTCTCCCAGAAAACAGGATTCTCGAAAGATACAATTCGTTTCTACGAGAAGTCTGGACTCCTCAACTCAAACAACAAGCGTGCCGAAAATAACTATCGTCACTACGATAATGAAGCTGTGTCGCGTTTAGAGTTTATCAAGCATGGAAAAGCTTTTGGATTTACGCTCAGGGAATTAAAGCAATTGATGGATGAGTGGGACAGGCTTTCAATCGAAGATAGAGCGCGGATTACTCGCAACAAAATTGCCGAAATGGATGAGAAGATTATTCAACTTCAAGAGTTTAGGTGCCATCTTGTCGATAAGCTAAAGTGGTTGGAAAGCAAAGGCTAAGAAATAGTTAGTAGATATAGTTGACTTTGAGAAAGGGCGATCGCAATTTGGCAGTACAGTTAGTTAAGGTGCAGCCTGGAAATCGCTCATCCTATGGTTATGATTTTGTACCTGTAGACTAACTAGGCACTTTCAAGCTTTGTCGCCGTCGCCTCAAATGCAGCTAAATAATTTCGCTCAACATCAGGTAAATTATGTAACATCCCATTCCAAGTAGTATGGCTTTGTAATGCTTTAACTACTTCTGGCAGAGGTTCGGCAAATATATGGTGGCAGTCGATTTCTTCAGGAAAATTAATTCCAAAGGCTAATTGTTCCTGGGGTGGTGTGAATTGAGCATTTACTCCTATTTTGTTACCCCGTGCATCTAAGCGATACCAGCTATATTCAGGCAGATAAACAGCATTAAACCCATGTAAGGAATAGGGCGTACCATCATCAAAAACGCTCAGTCTTTGATAACAGAAGCCTGTGGGAATAGAGTTAGCCCTCAGCAATGCAGCCAACAGATGACTCTTAGCATAGCAATAGCCAGTTTTATACTTTAATACCTCTGATGCCTTACAGGTTAGAGGGTTCATTTTGTAGTCACTACTATGATAAATATTATCTCGAACCCATTCAAAACAGCTTTTAGCAGTTGTATTTGTATTTGATGTTGCCAATTGTCGGGCTAATTGTAAAACATTGGGTTGCTGCCAATCTATTATGATTGTTGAAGTTAAGTATTCTTGCATTTCAAAAAGTAAAATTTACAGATAAAAAATTTGGCAGAATATTGCTAATTTTATTGACTATTATCCTTGATCAATTACAAATAGATACAATAAGGCAATACAATCATGGGCATAGTAAATTGAGAAGAAGATTTGATTATCGAGAATATTGATTTAGAACCATGAACTTGTCACCCATTTGGGGTTGCCTTACCATTTTTATTGTCTGTCCTTTATTGGGTGGAATTCCTTTGATCGACTGGATTACATATGCAATAACTGGTCGTCAGCTAAGAAAACTGGGAACTGGTAATATTTCAGTATCAGCAGCTTTTTATCATGGCGGTAAACTAGCAGGAATCTTGGCTGTACTCTCCGAAGCAGCAAAAGGAATTATTGCGGTATTGTTAGCCAGAATTTTTTTTCCAGTTGGTTCAGTGTGGGAGATTGTGGCGATAATTGCTTTAGTGATGGGGCGTTACTGGATCGGCAAGAGCGCGGGAACAACTAATGCAGTCTGGGGAATTGTGGCACACGACCCAATTGCTGCGGGGCTAACATGGTTGATTAGTTTAGTTAGCTTTACCATAATTCGCGATCGCACTACGGGTAAATATGGTGCGTTAGTTTTACTGGTGGTAATTATTGGCTTACGTAATCCAGATCACCTAGAATATGCGGTTGCTACTTTCGCTTTGGCTAGTTTACTGGCTTGGATTTATCAAAACATACCAGATGACCTCGATTTGACCGACAATACCACACAAGCTAGCACTAATAAAATGTTTCGTTTTTTTCAGGGAGACACCAGTATTATTAATCTCAATAGCCGATTGAATGCCAATCAAGTAGGTGCAAAAGCAGCTAATCTTTCCTGGCTTAAAAGAAAAGGATATCCAGTAGTAGAAGGCTGGATATTGCGCCCAGGAGATAATCTAGAAGCCTTGATAGCTGCCCTTGAACCATCGCCCCAATCTCCTTTAATCGTGCGTTCTTCAGCGGTGGGGGAAGACTCGGCAACCGCTTCGGCTGCGGGACAGTATTTAAGTATTTTAGATGTTACTAGTAAAGAAAAACTACGTTCGGCTATAATTAGCTGTCAAACTTCTTATTCCCATAGCAATGCTGTCGAGTATCGTCGCCATAATCGACAATCAAACGAGTCAATAGCGGTTTTAATTCAAAAGCAGATTGAAGGAATATATAGCGGGGTGGCTTTTAGTCGCGATCCTGTAGAGCGGCTAAATGATACCGTAGCAGTAGAAGCTCTACCTGGTAAAGCAACCAAAATTGTTTCAGGCAGGTTTACTCCCCAAAGATATCGAGTAGCAATTCCTGACGCTTCTTTGAGCGATGCAACTATAAGCGTAACCGCAGAAAATGCTCAGGATGATCAGATAGTTATTCCCGCAGATATTATTGAATCAGCAGCACTTCTGGCAAGAGAAATGGAAGACCTTTTTGAAGGCATTCCCCAAGATCTTGAATGGACTTACGACGGTAATAAGCTATGGCTGTTACAGGTGCGTCCAATTACCACCCTCCAGCCGATTTGGACAAGACGAATCGCCGCCGAAGTTATTCCTGGCAAGATTCGCCCGCTTACTTGGTCAATCAACCAACCCCTAACCTGTGGCGTGTGGGGGAAACTGTTTACGATTGTTTTAGGCGATCGCGCTAGAGATTTAAACTTTGAAGAGACTGCAACTCTGCATTTTGCCAGTGCCTATTTTAATGTAACCCTATTAGGAACTATCTTTCGTCGCATGGGTTTACCTCCAGAAAGTTTAGAATTTCTCACCAGAGGCGCAGCATTCACCAAGCCGCCCTTGATAACTACAATCAAGAATCTGTCTGGGCTGTGGCGATTATTTAAGCGAGAGTGGAGTTTAGGTAAAAGCTTTGAAGGCGATCGCCTTAAGTTTGAACCGATTTTATCCGTGATGGTCGAACAATCAGCCAATGAGTTATCTCCAGCCGAACTTATTGACCGAATCAACACTATTTTAGGGTTACTGGATAAAGTTACCTATTACAACATTCTTGCACCTTTGAGTTTGGCAATACGTCAAGCAATTTTTAAAGTAAATGAAGCCGAATTAGATCATAGTCAAACACCAGAAGTCAGAGCCGTCAAAACTTTGGCAGAGGTTGCTACCCAAACTCGCAAATTGTTAACCGCAGAAAAAATTACTTTTGACTCTAGCGCGTCTCTTTTTGCCCATATTGCTGAAAATCCAGAGGGAACAAGCATTATAGAGCGATTTAATCTTTGGCTCTCGGAATATGGCTATCTTAGTGAAGTAGCGACAGATATCGCCGTCCCTCGTTGGCGAGATAAGCCCAGTATTCCCAGGCAAATGTTTACGCGATTTTTCTTTGATGCTCAAGGAGCAAAACAGGCTCAATCATCAGTGATTCTTCAGCAGTCTTGGAAAGCTAAGTTAATCCAAAAAAGATTAGATCTTAAAGCCGTAGTTGGCGAGACATATAACAGGCTGTTGGCAAATCTACGCTGGAGCTTTTTAGCACTAGAGCAGCAGTGGTTAGATCGAGGTTTGATTGACAATTCAGGAGATATATTTTTACTCAAGCTGGAAGAGATTGTTTCTTTAGTTGAACAAGATGCTCCGACAATTGGGCAGTTATCTCAGTTAATTAAACAGAGAAAACAACAGTGGCAGCAAGACAAAAAATTAACTTCCATGCCCAAGCTTATCTATGGTAAGCCTGAAGCCTCAGCTTTAATTACACCAGCAGTATCTAATTCTCAACGAAAGTTTCAGGGAATAGGTACTGGTGTTGGTCAGGTAGAAGGAGTAATTAAAATTGTATACAGTCTTGAGCAAATGACCAAGATTGACAGCCAGACTATTTTGGTTGTTCCCTATACTGATGCTGGTTGGTCGCCAATTTTAGCCCGTGCAGGGGGACTAATTTCAGAAGTTGGTGGTCGTTTATCTCATGGGGCAATTGTTGCTAGGGAATACAAGATTCCAGCGGTGATGGATCTTACTAATGCTACTAATTTACTTCAGGACGGTCAGAGGGTAAGAATAAATGGTCAGACAGGAATTGTGGAAATTTTGGATTAGATTTGTTTTTGCTCGCCTTGGAAATAATTTTCAAACTTCATAAAAACTTAATTTTTGGATAAGCTAATATTGCTTTATCTTCAGACATTATTACCAATTCATGATGTAAGGCTTGAGAAATTATTAGGCGGTCGAATGGGTCGCGATGCAATAAAGGAAGATTGATTAATTGAGCAATACTATCTTCTTCAACAGTCAATATTTTAATTAGGTGTTTTCTTCTTTCCATTGGCAAATAAGTTTCTGGAGAACTCGGAAAATCGAGCTTGCCTATCTAATATTTGATTACACATTCCCAGATAGAGACGACGCTTAAAAATTTCTGATTGCTGGGGTTTTGAATTATTTGACGATGTTTGTCTGATAATCGTTTACTGTCATCAATAAGCCAAAGAAAAATATGGGTATCTAACAGTATT
This DNA window, taken from Pleurocapsa sp. FMAR1, encodes the following:
- a CDS encoding valine--pyruvate transaminase, with protein sequence MNPALSQFGSQMSQLTGVRAIMKDIIETLSNSAGREFINLSAGNPVILPEVEQLWRDCTQELLDSDEYGEVVCRYGSSQGYAPLIEAVINDFNARYDLNLSDRNILITGGSQALYLYAANAFGGYTASGELKQVVLPLSPDYTGYGGVSLTPEALLAYKPTLEIDEDKHRFKYRPDFSQLQINEQTGCVIFSRPCNPTGNVISDEEVAKIAALAAKQDVPVFIDSAYAPPFPALNFTEMTPQFGENIIHCMSLSKAGLPGERIGIAIGDPQLIQILESFQTNACIHSSRYGQAIAARAIASGKLANIATNVIRPHYQRKIKVLANTLDAAMPQDIPWYLHQGEGAIFAWLWLKDLPMTDWEFYQQLKAVGVIAVPGSSFFPGLKEDWQHKQQCLRISLTATETEIAEAMQRLAKVARNVYQTTTV
- the rimM gene encoding ribosome maturation factor RimM (Essential for efficient processing of 16S rRNA), which gives rise to MNNPELTINQEEWLEVGTITSPQGLKGELRVYPDSDFPERFTKAGTRWLKHPQTSAITEVQLRGGRYIAGKNLYVIKLEGIEDRSQADELRDYKLLVDKSDRPKLKTDEYHVADLVGLEVYHQETGENIGVVVELYTAGNDLLEIRLHQQPDIEAKSDRDLSEISRRSKRKKYRPKSSKPFTVFVPFVKEIVPVVDIANQRLEITPPNGLLNIHE
- a CDS encoding SDR family NAD(P)-dependent oxidoreductase, whose product is MQDPTQASKTVIITGSTSGLGYYCAEAIARSGQDWHIIIASHNLSRVEEAVRTLMAETEYSNIEGMALDLASLASVRQFAQDFITGERPPLQAIVCNAGIQIVSDTRYTEDGFEMTFGVNHLGHFLLVNLLLPQMSDRSRIVFVSSDVHNPDANTGMPNPQYQDAKLLAFPDNNDNDTDIGNTGRGRYTTSKLCNILCTYELSRRLQKQQSNITVNAFNPGLMLDTKLARDYSEAELSALITTTSQSVMENARDSKAMGSALARLILDSSLNQVTGKYFDGLEEIQSSAESYDEKKASELWESSARLIELSPKEATLLN
- a CDS encoding MerR family transcriptional regulator yields the protein MLISELSQKTGFSKDTIRFYEKSGLLNSNNKRAENNYRHYDNEAVSRLEFIKHGKAFGFTLRELKQLMDEWDRLSIEDRARITRNKIAEMDEKIIQLQEFRCHLVDKLKWLESKG
- a CDS encoding transglutaminase-like domain-containing protein, whose translation is MQEYLTSTIIIDWQQPNVLQLARQLATSNTNTTAKSCFEWVRDNIYHSSDYKMNPLTCKASEVLKYKTGYCYAKSHLLAALLRANSIPTGFCYQRLSVFDDGTPYSLHGFNAVYLPEYSWYRLDARGNKIGVNAQFTPPQEQLAFGINFPEEIDCHHIFAEPLPEVVKALQSHTTWNGMLHNLPDVERNYLAAFEATATKLESA
- a CDS encoding glycerol-3-phosphate acyltransferase encodes the protein MNLSPIWGCLTIFIVCPLLGGIPLIDWITYAITGRQLRKLGTGNISVSAAFYHGGKLAGILAVLSEAAKGIIAVLLARIFFPVGSVWEIVAIIALVMGRYWIGKSAGTTNAVWGIVAHDPIAAGLTWLISLVSFTIIRDRTTGKYGALVLLVVIIGLRNPDHLEYAVATFALASLLAWIYQNIPDDLDLTDNTTQASTNKMFRFFQGDTSIINLNSRLNANQVGAKAANLSWLKRKGYPVVEGWILRPGDNLEALIAALEPSPQSPLIVRSSAVGEDSATASAAGQYLSILDVTSKEKLRSAIISCQTSYSHSNAVEYRRHNRQSNESIAVLIQKQIEGIYSGVAFSRDPVERLNDTVAVEALPGKATKIVSGRFTPQRYRVAIPDASLSDATISVTAENAQDDQIVIPADIIESAALLAREMEDLFEGIPQDLEWTYDGNKLWLLQVRPITTLQPIWTRRIAAEVIPGKIRPLTWSINQPLTCGVWGKLFTIVLGDRARDLNFEETATLHFASAYFNVTLLGTIFRRMGLPPESLEFLTRGAAFTKPPLITTIKNLSGLWRLFKREWSLGKSFEGDRLKFEPILSVMVEQSANELSPAELIDRINTILGLLDKVTYYNILAPLSLAIRQAIFKVNEAELDHSQTPEVRAVKTLAEVATQTRKLLTAEKITFDSSASLFAHIAENPEGTSIIERFNLWLSEYGYLSEVATDIAVPRWRDKPSIPRQMFTRFFFDAQGAKQAQSSVILQQSWKAKLIQKRLDLKAVVGETYNRLLANLRWSFLALEQQWLDRGLIDNSGDIFLLKLEEIVSLVEQDAPTIGQLSQLIKQRKQQWQQDKKLTSMPKLIYGKPEASALITPAVSNSQRKFQGIGTGVGQVEGVIKIVYSLEQMTKIDSQTILVVPYTDAGWSPILARAGGLISEVGGRLSHGAIVAREYKIPAVMDLTNATNLLQDGQRVRINGQTGIVEILD
- a CDS encoding PIN domain-containing protein, with product MERRKHLIKILTVEEDSIAQLINLPLLHRDPFDRLIISQALHHELVIMSEDKAILAYPKIKFL
- a CDS encoding type II toxin-antitoxin system VapC family toxin; translated protein: MRILLDTHIFLWLIDDSKRLSDKHRQIIQNPSNQKFLSVVSIWECVIKY